The following proteins are co-located in the Trichormus variabilis 0441 genome:
- a CDS encoding HlyD family efflux transporter periplasmic adaptor subunit produces the protein MSRVTEERRSREQPLDLEQPKIWWGLAVALPVAVAAGLLATAKFEQLKRLGPSVPVKPVVTSVSAVGRLEPQGEVIKLSAPVGGMQSASRVKQLFVKEGERVRKGQIIAILDNHDTQLAAVEEAKAKLLESRANLAQVRVGSPRDIQAQTAVIARLQAQLVGERDAQQATITRIASQLSAEKVAQQALVNRLEAELLGQQDSLRATLNRIRAEQRNAQVDAGRYDFLYREGAISQQERDRRRLTATTANQQVIESQATLRQALATLRQQVAEARANQMKTLASLQQQLIEARVTRDKTVATLQRQIDEEKARLKRLVEVSPTDVQMAQAQVSNAIANVRKAEAELKLSYIQAPSAGEILKIYSKSGEAITADGIAEMGETEQMMIIAEVPEDSIGRVRIGQNVTASSDNGAFSGEIRGTVTEIGRKIGKKDVLNTDPAADVDARVVEVKIALSPEDSQKVSGLTYAKVVVDINK, from the coding sequence ATGTCAAGGGTGACGGAAGAACGTAGGTCAAGAGAGCAGCCACTTGATCTAGAACAACCTAAGATTTGGTGGGGTCTTGCTGTAGCCCTACCAGTAGCCGTGGCTGCGGGGTTACTAGCTACAGCTAAATTTGAGCAATTAAAAAGGCTAGGCCCATCCGTACCTGTTAAACCAGTCGTTACAAGTGTTAGTGCTGTGGGACGTTTAGAACCGCAAGGGGAAGTAATTAAACTTTCGGCTCCCGTGGGAGGAATGCAATCCGCATCACGAGTTAAACAACTTTTTGTAAAAGAGGGAGAACGTGTTAGGAAGGGTCAAATCATAGCAATTTTGGATAATCACGATACCCAACTAGCGGCCGTGGAAGAAGCGAAAGCCAAATTACTGGAATCTCGCGCTAACTTGGCTCAAGTCCGGGTTGGTTCCCCCAGGGATATCCAAGCGCAAACCGCCGTAATTGCTCGCTTACAGGCGCAGTTAGTTGGTGAAAGGGATGCTCAACAAGCAACTATTACGCGTATCGCATCCCAATTGAGTGCGGAAAAAGTAGCGCAACAAGCATTAGTTAACCGCTTAGAAGCAGAACTCTTAGGACAGCAAGACAGTTTAAGAGCCACTCTGAACCGCATTAGAGCCGAGCAACGTAACGCTCAAGTGGATGCGGGGCGCTACGATTTTCTCTACCGGGAAGGTGCTATTTCCCAGCAAGAGCGAGATAGAAGGCGATTAACGGCGACTACTGCTAATCAACAGGTAATTGAAAGTCAAGCCACCTTGAGACAGGCGCTAGCCACTCTCAGACAGCAAGTTGCTGAGGCTAGAGCTAATCAGATGAAAACTCTAGCCAGTTTGCAACAGCAACTCATCGAAGCGAGAGTTACCCGTGACAAAACCGTAGCGACATTACAAAGACAAATTGACGAAGAAAAAGCCAGGCTGAAAAGATTGGTGGAAGTTAGTCCTACTGATGTGCAGATGGCTCAAGCTCAAGTTAGTAATGCGATCGCCAACGTCAGAAAAGCCGAAGCCGAATTAAAATTAAGCTACATTCAAGCACCCTCGGCGGGAGAAATCTTAAAAATTTATAGCAAGTCGGGAGAAGCCATCACCGCCGACGGTATCGCCGAAATGGGAGAAACCGAGCAAATGATGATTATTGCTGAGGTTCCTGAAGACAGTATTGGTCGGGTACGCATAGGCCAAAATGTCACAGCCAGCAGCGATAACGGAGCCTTTAGCGGGGAAATCAGAGGAACAGTCACCGAAATTGGCAGAAAAATTGGCAAAAAAGATGTCTTAAATACAGATCCAGCAGCTGATGTTGATGCCAGAGTTGTTGAAGTCAAAATTGCCTTATCACCGGAAGACAGCCAAAAAGTCTCTGGTTTAACCTACGCCAAGGTAGTGGTTGACATTAATAAATAA
- the devC gene encoding ABC transporter permease DevC → MNRKRIPLSWLQLTREKTRLAVALAGIAFADILMFMQIGFRDALYYSNVRLHTSLQGDIVLINKQSNAVLAMKPFSQRRLYKSLELPSVQSVHPIYLDYSIWKNPYTGLTRSILVFGINPETNILNLAGVQENLDKLKLPDAVLFDRSSRPEYGPIAKNFEQGQSISAEVRRRRINVVGLFTLGASFGADGNLVTSDVNFLRLFPLRRQGLIDIGLVRLKPGVNPNTAVQELRSYLPDDINVLTKQEFIDFERNYWASSTAIGFIFTLGTIMGFIVGTVIVYQILYTEVADHLSEYATLKAIGYTQKYLLGVILQEALLLACLGYLPGWVFAMVLYQTARQATLLPVFMSYDRAITVLILTMIMCFVSGSIAVRKLRSADPADIF, encoded by the coding sequence ATGAATCGTAAAAGAATCCCTCTATCTTGGTTACAATTAACGCGAGAAAAAACTCGCCTAGCCGTTGCTCTTGCGGGAATTGCCTTTGCTGATATTCTCATGTTTATGCAAATCGGTTTCCGCGATGCTCTTTACTATAGTAACGTTCGCTTACATACAAGTTTGCAAGGCGATATTGTTTTAATTAATAAACAATCCAACGCCGTATTAGCAATGAAACCCTTCTCACAACGGCGCTTGTATAAGTCTTTAGAGCTACCATCAGTCCAATCAGTACATCCTATTTATTTAGATTACTCAATTTGGAAAAATCCCTACACTGGTCTAACTCGTAGTATTTTGGTTTTTGGAATTAATCCAGAAACTAATATATTGAACTTGGCAGGAGTTCAGGAGAATTTAGATAAGCTTAAACTACCTGATGCTGTTTTATTCGACCGTTCTTCTAGACCAGAATATGGACCGATCGCCAAGAATTTTGAGCAAGGCCAGAGTATTTCGGCTGAAGTGCGCCGTAGACGCATAAATGTTGTTGGTCTTTTTACCTTGGGTGCATCTTTTGGCGCAGATGGTAATTTAGTTACTAGCGATGTTAACTTTTTGCGGCTATTTCCTCTCCGTCGGCAAGGCTTAATTGATATTGGCTTAGTTAGATTAAAACCAGGGGTAAATCCGAATACTGCTGTTCAAGAATTACGGAGTTATTTACCTGACGATATCAACGTATTAACTAAACAAGAATTTATTGATTTTGAGCGTAATTATTGGGCAAGTAGTACAGCTATTGGTTTTATTTTTACCTTAGGAACAATCATGGGTTTTATTGTTGGTACGGTAATTGTTTATCAAATTCTCTATACAGAAGTTGCTGATCATTTATCTGAATACGCTACTTTAAAAGCAATAGGATATACCCAAAAATATCTATTAGGTGTAATTTTACAAGAAGCATTACTATTAGCTTGCTTGGGTTATTTACCTGGGTGGGTTTTTGCTATGGTTCTATATCAAACTGCTAGACAAGCTACATTGTTGCCTGTATTCATGAGCTATGATCGCGCTATTACAGTGCTGATTCTCACCATGATTATGTGTTTTGTTTCCGGCTCAATTGCTGTACGTAAACTACGTTCCGCCGACCCAGCAGATATTTTCTAG
- a CDS encoding DevA family ABC transporter ATP-binding protein, with protein MRQEAVIAIKSLNHYYGKGALKRQILFDINLEIYPGEIVIMTGPSGSGKTTLLSLIGGLRSVQEGNLQFLGVELSGASQNKLVQIRRSIGYIFQAHNLLGFLTARQNVQMAVELNEHISQEEAIAKAEAMLKAVGLENRVDYYPDNLSGGQKQRVAIARALVNNPPLVLADEPTAALDKQSGRDVVEIMQRLAKDQGTSILLVTHDNRILDIADRIVEMEDGILARDSQTAIVSYDSGAWSETP; from the coding sequence ATGAGACAAGAAGCTGTAATTGCCATTAAAAGCCTCAATCATTACTATGGTAAAGGCGCTCTCAAAAGGCAGATTTTATTTGATATAAACCTAGAGATTTACCCTGGGGAAATTGTGATTATGACCGGGCCATCAGGTTCAGGTAAAACTACATTACTAAGCTTGATTGGTGGTTTGCGGTCGGTACAAGAAGGAAATCTGCAATTTTTAGGTGTTGAGTTGTCAGGTGCTAGCCAGAATAAACTGGTGCAGATTCGCCGTAGTATTGGTTATATATTTCAGGCTCATAACTTGCTGGGGTTTTTAACTGCAAGGCAAAATGTGCAGATGGCGGTGGAATTGAACGAGCATATTTCCCAAGAAGAAGCGATCGCCAAAGCAGAAGCTATGCTGAAAGCCGTAGGTCTAGAAAACCGCGTTGATTACTACCCAGACAATCTTTCTGGGGGACAAAAACAAAGAGTAGCGATCGCCCGCGCCCTAGTGAATAATCCGCCCTTGGTACTAGCAGACGAACCAACCGCCGCCCTAGATAAACAATCGGGACGGGATGTCGTGGAAATTATGCAGCGTCTCGCTAAAGACCAAGGTACTTCCATTTTGTTAGTGACCCACGATAACCGCATTCTCGACATCGCCGATCGTATCGTCGAAATGGAAGATGGTATATTAGCTCGTGATTCCCAAACAGCGATCGTCAGTTATGATTCCGGCGCTTGGAGTGAAACCCCTTAA
- a CDS encoding HAD family hydrolase, which yields MYINPHVGAGHSPNLQRISQNTVAELSHVRLIATDMDGTLTQQGRFSAALLQTLEDLKAGGLTVLIVTGRSAGWMSGISSLMPVAGAIGENGGLFYPAESEHPLLLTPIADVTEHRQNLALVFQELKLKFPQIEESGDNRFRVTDWTFDVAGLTLEELKIIANLCQDMGWGFTYSNVQCHIKPQGQEKAIALLQVLQKYFPDYSPTQVVTVGDSPNDESLFNQRYFPLSVGVANVLKYADQLQHQPSYVTTAAEGEGFCELSSYILRKGN from the coding sequence ATGTACATAAATCCCCATGTTGGTGCTGGGCATTCTCCAAATCTGCAAAGAATTTCCCAAAATACTGTGGCTGAATTGAGCCATGTCCGCCTCATTGCCACAGATATGGATGGTACTCTGACTCAGCAAGGAAGATTTTCTGCGGCTTTGTTGCAAACCCTAGAAGATTTAAAGGCTGGGGGGTTGACGGTATTGATTGTTACCGGACGTTCAGCCGGTTGGATGAGTGGAATTAGTAGCTTAATGCCAGTTGCGGGGGCAATAGGGGAAAATGGGGGTTTGTTCTATCCTGCGGAAAGTGAGCATCCCTTACTATTAACACCCATTGCCGATGTAACTGAACATAGACAGAACTTAGCTTTGGTTTTTCAAGAATTAAAACTGAAATTTCCCCAAATTGAAGAATCAGGGGATAATCGCTTTCGCGTTACCGATTGGACATTTGATGTAGCTGGCTTGACTTTAGAGGAACTAAAAATTATAGCCAATCTCTGTCAAGATATGGGTTGGGGATTTACTTACAGCAACGTCCAGTGTCATATCAAACCACAAGGACAAGAAAAAGCGATCGCCTTATTACAAGTTTTACAAAAATATTTTCCCGATTATTCCCCGACTCAGGTTGTAACTGTTGGTGATAGCCCTAACGATGAAAGTTTATTTAATCAGCGTTATTTCCCCCTTTCTGTCGGTGTGGCGAATGTGTTGAAATATGCAGACCAGTTGCAGCATCAACCCAGTTACGTCACCACTGCGGCTGAGGGGGAAGGATTTTGTGAGTTATCTAGTTATATTTTGAGGAAGGGCAACTAA
- the uvrA gene encoding excinuclease ABC subunit UvrA — protein sequence MSDNKLAASLNGHLPYANHNSQNTIRIRGARQHNLKNIDLELPRDRLIVFTGVSGSGKSSLAFDTIFAEGQRRYVESLSAYARQFLGQLDKPDVEAIEGLSPAISIDQKSTSHNPRSTVGTVTEIYDYLRLLFGRAGEPHCPICDRCIAPQTIDEMVDRIMELPDRTRFQILAPVVRGKKGTHRKLLSSLASQGFVRVRVDGEVRELSDSIELDKNITHTIEVVIDRLVKKDGIQERLVDSLSTCLKQAGGIANILISNSSTTDNGQETTDDEELVFSENFACPEHGAVMEELSPRLFSFNSPYGACPNCHGLGTLRRFSPELVVPDPEAPVYAAIAPWSEKENSYYLELLYSLGQTHNFELQINWHKLTPEQQQIILYGEKQEGKDNPKTPSFKGVLPILQRQYEGGSELIKQKLEQYLIDQPCEVCHGKRLKPEALAVKLGQYNILDLTGVSIRDCRERTEQLKLSDRQMQIADLVLREVKARLQFLLDVGLDYLTLDRAAMTLSGGEAQRIRLATQIGSGLTGVLYVLDEPSIGLHQRDNARLLKTLTKLRDLGNTLIVVEHDEETIRAADYLVDIGPGAGIHGGNIISQGDLQALLTAEESLTGAYLSGRKVINTPGERREGNGRSLTIKNAHRNNLRNIDVEIPLGKLVAVTGVSGSGKSTLINELLYPSLQHHLTKKVPLPKELEKIQGLSAVDKAIVIDQSPIGRTPRSNPATYTGVFDVIRDVFSQTVEAKARGYKPGQFSFNVKGGRCEACSGQGVNVIEMNFLPDVYVQCEICKGARYNRETLQVKYKDKSISDVLNMTVEESLDFFQNIPKAATRLQTLVDVGLGYVQLGQPATTLSGGEAQRVKLATELSRRATGKTLYLIDEPTTGLSFYDVHKLLDVLQRLVDKGNSILVIEHNLDVIRCADWVIDLGPEGGDKGGEVIAVGTPEEVAKNTSSYTGQYLQQVLQQYPALKD from the coding sequence ATGTCAGATAATAAGCTAGCCGCATCCCTGAATGGACATCTTCCCTACGCCAATCACAACAGCCAGAATACCATTAGAATTCGGGGTGCGCGACAGCATAATCTGAAGAATATTGACTTGGAATTGCCACGCGATCGCCTAATCGTGTTTACTGGCGTATCAGGTTCGGGTAAGTCTTCTTTGGCGTTTGATACCATCTTCGCCGAAGGTCAACGGCGCTATGTGGAATCTCTCAGCGCCTACGCCAGACAATTTTTAGGACAATTAGATAAACCGGATGTGGAAGCCATCGAAGGTTTAAGCCCAGCGATTTCCATTGACCAAAAATCTACATCTCACAACCCCCGTTCTACTGTGGGGACGGTAACAGAAATTTACGACTATTTGCGACTGTTGTTTGGTCGCGCTGGTGAACCCCATTGTCCCATCTGCGATCGCTGTATTGCACCCCAAACCATTGATGAGATGGTTGATAGGATTATGGAACTACCAGACAGGACTCGCTTCCAAATTCTCGCGCCTGTTGTTAGGGGTAAGAAAGGAACTCACCGCAAATTATTATCTAGTTTGGCTTCCCAAGGCTTTGTTCGGGTGCGGGTTGATGGCGAAGTCCGCGAACTTTCCGACTCGATTGAATTAGATAAAAATATTACTCATACCATTGAGGTTGTCATTGACCGACTGGTAAAAAAAGACGGTATTCAAGAACGTTTAGTAGATTCTTTGTCTACGTGTCTCAAACAAGCTGGTGGTATTGCTAACATATTAATCAGTAATTCATCAACAACGGACAACGGACAAGAGACAACTGACGATGAAGAATTAGTATTTTCGGAAAACTTTGCTTGTCCTGAACATGGCGCAGTTATGGAGGAGTTATCACCGCGTTTGTTCTCCTTTAACTCCCCCTATGGTGCTTGTCCCAACTGTCACGGTCTTGGCACTTTACGCAGATTTTCACCAGAGTTAGTCGTACCTGACCCTGAGGCTCCAGTATATGCAGCGATCGCTCCTTGGTCAGAAAAAGAAAATTCCTATTACCTGGAACTACTATATAGCTTGGGACAAACTCATAATTTTGAGTTGCAAATAAATTGGCATAAACTCACCCCAGAACAACAGCAAATTATTTTGTATGGGGAGAAACAGGAAGGTAAAGATAATCCTAAGACACCAAGTTTTAAAGGTGTATTGCCAATTTTACAACGCCAATATGAAGGCGGTTCCGAATTAATTAAGCAGAAATTAGAGCAGTATTTAATTGACCAACCATGTGAAGTTTGTCACGGCAAACGGTTAAAACCAGAAGCCTTGGCGGTGAAGTTGGGACAATATAATATCTTAGATTTAACTGGAGTTTCGATTCGGGATTGCCGAGAGAGAACAGAACAATTAAAATTAAGCGATCGGCAGATGCAAATTGCTGATTTAGTCTTGCGAGAAGTTAAAGCTAGATTACAATTTTTGTTAGATGTCGGCTTAGATTACCTCACCCTAGACCGTGCCGCCATGACCCTCTCTGGAGGGGAAGCCCAACGCATTCGCCTCGCTACACAAATTGGCTCTGGCTTAACAGGTGTTCTCTATGTTTTAGATGAACCAAGCATTGGTTTACACCAAAGAGATAACGCAAGATTACTCAAAACTTTAACTAAATTAAGGGATTTAGGTAATACCTTAATTGTAGTCGAACACGACGAAGAAACAATCCGCGCTGCGGACTATCTAGTTGATATTGGGCCAGGTGCGGGTATCCACGGCGGTAATATTATTTCTCAAGGCGATTTGCAAGCTTTATTAACAGCAGAAGAGTCTCTTACTGGTGCATATTTATCAGGACGTAAGGTCATTAATACACCAGGAGAACGCCGTGAAGGAAATGGTCGGAGTTTAACCATTAAAAATGCCCATCGCAATAATTTAAGAAATATTGATGTAGAAATTCCTTTAGGTAAATTAGTTGCTGTCACGGGAGTATCTGGTTCTGGTAAATCGACATTAATTAACGAATTACTTTACCCATCACTACAACATCATCTAACTAAAAAAGTTCCTTTACCTAAAGAGTTAGAAAAAATTCAGGGGTTGAGTGCAGTAGATAAAGCGATCGTCATCGACCAATCACCCATCGGACGCACACCACGTTCTAACCCCGCAACTTACACAGGAGTTTTTGACGTAATTCGGGACGTATTTTCACAAACAGTAGAAGCAAAAGCCAGAGGTTACAAACCCGGACAATTTTCTTTCAACGTTAAAGGTGGACGTTGTGAAGCCTGTAGCGGACAGGGTGTAAATGTCATTGAGATGAACTTTCTTCCTGATGTTTATGTGCAGTGTGAAATTTGCAAAGGTGCAAGATACAACCGCGAAACGTTGCAAGTGAAATATAAAGATAAATCTATTTCCGATGTTCTCAACATGACTGTTGAGGAGAGTTTAGATTTCTTCCAAAACATCCCCAAAGCTGCTACAAGATTGCAAACTTTAGTTGATGTTGGATTAGGCTATGTTCAACTAGGACAGCCTGCAACTACCTTATCTGGTGGTGAAGCGCAAAGAGTCAAATTAGCCACAGAATTATCTCGCCGCGCTACAGGTAAGACCCTGTATTTAATCGATGAACCCACCACCGGCTTATCTTTTTATGATGTCCACAAATTACTAGATGTGTTGCAAAGATTGGTCGATAAAGGTAATTCGATTTTGGTAATTGAACACAACTTAGATGTAATTCGTTGTGCTGATTGGGTCATTGATTTAGGGCCAGAAGGTGGCGACAAGGGGGGAGAAGTGATTGCTGTCGGGACACCAGAGGAAGTTGCTAAAAATACCAGTTCTTATACTGGGCAATATTTGCAGCAGGTATTGCAACAATATCCTGCATTAAAAGATTAA
- a CDS encoding DUF262 domain-containing protein encodes MTFHFANLITGLQKWNKVMESENQEYQNEADLLSKQEEWCDEEFQEEDSFDIKEYDITTSPNDFNTKTMFDFIESGAVKIPGFQRNYVWDIKRASKLIESIIIGLPVPQIFLYEEARNRFLVIDGQQRLMSIYYFVKQRFPIYEKRIELRHIFDENGKIPGEVLHNDKYFTKFNLQLPSRLSNQRNKLHSLNYSTLDEYKITFDLRTIRNIIIKQNFPSDDNSSIYEVFNRLNSGGMNLKPQEIRASLYHSDFYTMLYRINALPEWRKIVGVEPDLHMKDIEILLRGFAMLVKGTEYKPSMAKFLNEFSSGCKKLEAQKIQYLEELFHSFLSSCSNLPEKAFYGKITNKFNLSMFESIFFAHCKKSFAQEIFIEDKLDYTQLERLKSDPEFINAIQNRTSSTANVKARLERAVSILAEEV; translated from the coding sequence TTGACATTCCATTTTGCTAATCTTATAACTGGATTACAAAAATGGAATAAAGTTATGGAATCAGAGAATCAAGAATATCAAAATGAAGCAGACCTCCTAAGTAAGCAAGAAGAATGGTGTGATGAAGAATTTCAAGAAGAAGATTCATTCGATATAAAAGAATATGATATAACAACGTCACCCAATGACTTCAATACTAAGACGATGTTTGATTTTATTGAATCTGGTGCTGTAAAAATCCCGGGTTTTCAACGTAATTATGTTTGGGATATAAAAAGGGCATCAAAACTGATCGAATCAATAATAATTGGCTTACCTGTACCACAAATCTTCCTTTATGAAGAGGCTAGAAACAGGTTTCTTGTTATAGATGGTCAACAACGTTTGATGTCTATATATTATTTTGTTAAACAGCGATTTCCTATATATGAAAAAAGAATCGAATTAAGACATATTTTTGATGAGAACGGAAAAATACCAGGCGAGGTATTGCATAACGATAAGTATTTTACAAAATTTAATTTACAATTACCATCTAGGCTATCTAATCAAAGAAATAAACTACATAGTTTAAATTATTCAACATTAGATGAATATAAAATTACATTTGATTTACGTACTATTAGAAATATAATCATTAAACAAAATTTTCCTAGTGATGATAATTCATCCATATATGAAGTCTTTAATAGACTAAATTCTGGTGGAATGAATTTAAAACCACAAGAGATTAGAGCAAGTCTTTACCATTCAGACTTTTACACTATGCTATATAGAATTAATGCACTTCCTGAATGGCGTAAGATAGTTGGCGTTGAACCAGACCTACACATGAAAGATATTGAAATACTTTTGAGGGGGTTTGCTATGTTAGTAAAGGGAACAGAATACAAACCATCTATGGCAAAATTCCTTAATGAGTTTTCTAGCGGATGTAAAAAGCTAGAAGCTCAAAAAATTCAATATTTAGAAGAACTTTTTCATTCTTTTTTATCTAGCTGTTCTAACCTTCCTGAGAAAGCCTTTTATGGAAAGATTACAAATAAATTTAATTTATCTATGTTTGAATCTATTTTTTTTGCTCACTGTAAAAAATCATTTGCTCAAGAAATTTTTATAGAAGATAAGCTAGACTATACGCAGCTTGAAAGGCTAAAAAGCGATCCTGAATTTATTAATGCTATACAGAACAGAACCTCTAGTACAGCAAATGTAAAAGCAAGGCTTGAAAGAGCTGTGTCTATATTAGCTGAAGAGGTTTAA
- a CDS encoding HEPN domain-containing protein, translated as MLQETIIDKIYKDNQELLNYLESQQEISLKIQFDTTFKKALLLSVASYFEEEICKMIQEFVEQVSQNNQYVVSLVKKKAIERQYHTYFQWDGNNANTFFSLFGQDFKDKLKREIDNDETLKSSVKAFLELGETRNKLVHLNFASFPLEKTAEEIYKMYQDSLVFVNFLSISFIHKSLS; from the coding sequence ATGCTACAAGAAACTATTATTGATAAGATTTATAAGGATAATCAAGAATTACTTAACTATCTCGAAAGTCAACAAGAAATATCTTTAAAAATTCAATTTGATACAACTTTTAAGAAGGCTCTTTTGCTATCAGTTGCAAGTTATTTTGAAGAAGAAATTTGCAAGATGATTCAGGAGTTTGTTGAACAAGTATCTCAGAATAATCAATATGTAGTTTCCCTGGTCAAAAAAAAGGCTATTGAAAGACAATATCATACATATTTTCAATGGGACGGTAATAATGCAAATACCTTTTTTTCGCTGTTTGGTCAAGATTTTAAAGATAAATTAAAAAGAGAAATAGATAATGATGAGACATTAAAATCTTCTGTTAAGGCATTTCTTGAGTTAGGTGAGACACGGAACAAGTTGGTTCATCTTAATTTTGCAAGTTTTCCTCTTGAAAAAACCGCAGAAGAAATATATAAAATGTATCAAGACTCATTAGTATTCGTAAATTTCTTGAGTATAAGTTTCATCCATAAAAGTTTGAGTTGA
- a CDS encoding type II toxin-antitoxin system HigB family toxin, producing MHVISRKKLREFCQAHTDSCEAFDDFYITASKANWGNLLEVQTVYLKAEAVGNFTVFNIKGNKYRLITSINYERQVIYIKYALTFFVSQLKLLWMKLILKKFTNTNES from the coding sequence ATGCACGTCATCAGTCGTAAAAAGCTTAGAGAATTTTGTCAAGCACACACTGATTCTTGTGAAGCGTTTGATGATTTCTATATAACTGCTAGTAAAGCTAACTGGGGAAATCTGTTAGAGGTTCAGACTGTTTATCTTAAAGCTGAGGCTGTAGGTAACTTTACAGTATTCAATATAAAAGGTAATAAATACCGATTAATTACCAGTATTAACTATGAACGACAGGTCATTTATATCAAGTATGCTCTAACTTTTTTTGTGTCTCAACTCAAACTTTTATGGATGAAACTTATACTCAAGAAATTTACGAATACTAATGAGTCTTGA
- a CDS encoding mechanosensitive ion channel family protein, which translates to MNIAEISQVALALLTQFGLRVLGAIALWIIAQWLIDFGLKLLRRAFRNKHVEPTLVNYIVNIVNVILKIVLIVAILGFFGIETTSFAALLAAAGIAIGAAWSGLLANFAAGAFLIIFRPFMVGDTIQAAGVTGTVEEIGLFTTTINTLDNVKTIIGNNKIFADNIQNFSANPYRRVDLQAQLHHAVDPTDAIRRLKERISQIPHVLNNPAPDVEILEFNLAGPVLAVRPYCHNENYWQVYFDTNKTIRETFGQAGYPIPEQRYMFSGQSPDGTSANTIQQTSLGRG; encoded by the coding sequence ATGAATATAGCTGAAATTAGTCAAGTTGCTCTAGCTCTTTTAACACAGTTTGGACTGAGAGTTTTAGGAGCGATCGCTCTTTGGATTATTGCTCAATGGTTGATTGATTTTGGCTTAAAGTTACTGCGCCGTGCTTTTCGCAATAAACACGTTGAGCCTACACTAGTTAACTATATTGTGAATATAGTTAATGTAATCCTGAAAATTGTTTTAATCGTAGCAATTCTTGGCTTTTTCGGCATAGAAACTACTTCTTTTGCAGCATTACTAGCGGCGGCTGGTATAGCCATTGGCGCGGCTTGGAGTGGTCTTTTAGCTAACTTTGCGGCTGGTGCATTTTTAATTATTTTTCGCCCATTTATGGTTGGTGATACTATTCAAGCAGCAGGAGTTACAGGAACAGTAGAAGAAATTGGACTGTTTACTACAACTATCAATACACTCGATAATGTAAAGACAATTATTGGTAATAATAAAATATTTGCTGATAATATCCAGAATTTTTCTGCCAATCCTTACCGTCGTGTTGACTTACAAGCACAACTGCATCACGCAGTTGATCCTACGGATGCAATTAGGCGTTTAAAAGAGAGAATTAGCCAAATTCCTCATGTATTAAATAATCCTGCACCAGATGTAGAAATATTGGAATTCAATTTAGCAGGGCCAGTATTAGCAGTGCGTCCTTATTGCCATAATGAAAATTACTGGCAAGTTTATTTTGATACCAATAAAACCATCAGGGAGACTTTTGGTCAAGCTGGTTATCCAATTCCCGAACAACGCTATATGTTTAGCGGACAATCACCAGATGGAACATCAGCTAATACTATCCAACAAACATCTTTAGGAAGAGGCTAG